The following are encoded in a window of Manihot esculenta cultivar AM560-2 chromosome 8, M.esculenta_v8, whole genome shotgun sequence genomic DNA:
- the LOC110620842 gene encoding serine/threonine-protein phosphatase PP1 isozyme 2, with the protein MDQAVLDDIIRRLLEVRGKPGKQVQLSEAEIRQLCVVSREIFLQQPNLLELEAPIKICGDIHGQYSDLLRLFEYGGLPPRANYLFLGDYVDRGKQSLETICLLLAYKIKHPENFFLLRGNHECASINRIYGFYDECKRRFNVRLWKIFTDCFNCLPVAALIDEKILCMHGGLSPDVHNLDQIRNLQRPTDVPDTGLLCDLLWSDPSKDVKGWGMNDRGVSFTFGPDQVTEFLEKHDLDLICRAHQVVEDGYEFFANRQLVTIFSAPNYCGEFDNAGAMMSVDETLMCSFQILKPADKKSKFNFGSTATAKAGNTSGGGVFGSTTTAKPGNTPAGVKSFLGAKV; encoded by the exons ATGGACCAAGCGGTTCTCGATGATATTATCAGGCGTCTTTTAGAGGTTAGGGGTAAGCCCGGAAAGCAGGTTCAGTTATCCGAGGCTGAGATCCGGCAGCTATGTGTTGTTTCTAGAGAGATTTTTTTGCAACAGCCTAATTTATTGGAGCTTGAAGCGCCCATCAAGATTTGTg GTGATATACATGGTCAATATTCTGATCTTCTGAGGCTGTTTGAATATGGTGGCTTACCTCCACGTGCAAATTACTTGTTTTTGGGGGATTATGTCGATCGAGGCAAGCAAAGTCTGGAAACAATATGTCTTCTCCTTGCATACAAgataaaacatcctgaaaatttCTTCCTCTTGAGGGGAAACCATGAATGTGCTTCTATAAACCGTATATATGGTTTTTATGATGAGTGTAAGAGAAGATTTAATGTTAGGCTATGGAAGATATTCACAGATTGTTTTAATTGCCTACCAGTGGCAGCTCTAATTGATGAGAAGATTCTTTGCATGCATGGAGGTCTTTCTCCTGATGTGCATAATTTGGATCAGATTAGAAACTTACAACGCCCCACTGATGTACCAGACACAGGTTTGCTTTGTGATCTTCTCTGGTCAGATCCTAGTAAAGATGTTAAAGGCTGGGGAATGAATGACAGAGGAGTTTCATTTACCTTTGGTCCTGACCAGGTGACAGAGTTTCTTGAGAAGCATGATTTGGATCTCATTTGTCGTGCTCACCAG GTTGTGGAGGATGGATACGAGTTCTTTGCCAACAGGCAACTTGTTACTATATTTTCAGCGCCTAATTATTGTGGAGAATTTGATAATGCTGGTGCCatgatgagtgtggatgagacTCTAATGTGCTCTTTCCAAATATTAAAGCCTGCTGATAAAAAGTCGAAATTTAACTTTGGGAGCACAGCCACAGCGAAGGCTGGAAACACTTCAGGAGGTGGTGTTTTTGGAAGTACAACTACAGCCAAGCCTGGAAACACTCCTGCAGGAGTCAAG TCCTTCCTGGGTGCAAAAGTATGA
- the LOC122724450 gene encoding uncharacterized protein LOC122724450: MHAWGFFKTLQLPLVLHNLEVGKEGIRVEDEPSSSNSLDEDGRAGSSAFIRSFRLLMNCHKPSLIGLLEPHISGIRADKVVKKLGFTYSHRVEAEGFSRGIWLLWTEDWNVDVLTNHRQFIHAKVRYKSGDEFLITMVLAGHFNAILRVDERKGGSSSHMGISCDFINWVSHADIRDLDFRGPAFTWQHGSLFERFDRVLCNEEWHHYLLEASLFHLPRISSDHRPLLMHLYYPSQALSNVHPFKFQATWLTHESFKQFVKDNWRQRECFMRTVASITEDLQIWNKEIFGHILKQNKVMLARIKGIQRSLEKIFSSNLYELEIRLKKELEIILQREEIH; this comes from the exons ATGCATGCATGGGGTTTCTTTAAGACACTCCAACTTCCTCTAGTCTTACATAATCTGGAGGTTGGTAAGGAGGGTATTAGAGTTGAGGATGAGCCTTCTAGTTCAAATTCCTTGGATGAGGATGGAA GGGCGGGAAGCTCGGCTTTTATCAGGTCTTTTAGGTTGTTGATGAACTGCCACAAGCCTAGTCTCATTGGGCTTCTGGAACCTCACATAAGTGGTATTAGAGCAGACAAAGTGGTGAAGAAGTTGGGTTTCACGTACTCTCACCGTGTGGAGGCCGAAGGGTTTTCGAGGGGAATCTGGCTTCTGTGGACAGAGGATTGGAATGTAGATGTTCTAACCAATCATCGTCAGTTTATCCATGCTAAAGTTAGATATAAGAGTGGAGATGAGTTCCTTATAACCATG GTTCTTGCTGGACACTTCAATGCCATTTTAAGAGTTGATGAAAGAAAAGGTGGTTCTTCCTCTCATATGGGCATTAGTTGTGATTTCATTAACTGGGTCTCTCATGCAGATATTAGGGACCTGGATTTTCGTGGTCCAGCTTTCACCTGGCAACATGGTTCTCTCTTTGAGAGGTTTGATCGTGTTCTGTGTAATGAGGAATGGCATCATTATCTCCTTGAGGCTAGTTTATTCCATCTGCCAAGAATTAGTTCAGATCATAGGCCTCTCCTTATGCATCTATACTACCCGTCGCAAGCTTTAAGCAATGTTCACCCCTTCAAGTTTCAGGCAACTTGGTTAACTCATGAGTCTTTCAAGCAGTTTGTTAAGGATAATTGGAGACAGAGGGAATGTTTTATGCGGACTGTGGCTTCTATCACTGAAGACCTCCAAATCTGGAATAAGGAGATCTTTGGCCATATTCTCAAACAAAATAAAGTCATGTTAGCTCGCATTAAGGGGATTCAGAGAAGCTTAGAGAAAATTTTTTCCTCAAATCTCTATGAGCTTGAGATTAGATTAAAGAAGGAGCTGGAGATCATTTTACAGAGGGAAGAGAtccattga